The Biomphalaria glabrata chromosome 13, xgBioGlab47.1, whole genome shotgun sequence sequence gtgtaTATTGGattttagaataatattaatCCAATCTTATTCTTACAAAATCTAGATTAATTTATACATaatgattatttaattattattaggccaatttatatttcatgaatcatgattaataaatatttctgagtatttttaattttacatctTTGCAGCAGTTTGAGAATTGAGCAATAGTCTAATTAATTCAATAGTATAGCCAATTCCCATTTCTGCTTTAGGATTCATTCAATTAAAGTTAGCATAGTCTAATCCAATCTAGACTCTCTTTAAGTTTAATTTGATTCTTTTTGTTGCTAAGCCTTTGCCCAAACATTAAGACTTAAGCCAATGAGCTGTGACCTATCTGTCGGTAATGACTGATTTTCTGAATGTTTAGTCTCTTAAAGTAAAGATTATAATCATTGCTGgatttattgaaaacaaaaggtACTTGTATAGCTttggacaccccccccccaatggttCTCAgtgatattttcaatcattttgaagaaagagcAAAGGCAAAATAGGATTATGTTGATTACAAGGGGCCCCATGCATTATGAGTTATATTTAAAATTCTCTAAAAGAATATTGTTAGATTTATACTGTCATTATTTATGACTCTTAAAAttaaggtttgtttttttaaattcaagaaAGGCCTGCAGACTTCTCTTGTAGGAATGttctgtaattttctttctctatttttcaGAGAAGTAAAACTTTTGTAAAATTTTGTAATATTCTCtttgtaaatagtttttttttttaaatacattttttaatatcaatatttattattatcatgttGCAGAATGTCATGCCCATGTGCTCACATTTTTTCAATGAACTCTCTTAGCATTTTAACACTGACATACAAATAAATTGCACTGAAATGTCAAGCATGAATTGTAAATCGAAAAACAAGAGAGCTTGCACGGAGAATTTTAGATTGCATGATAGAAACCCCAAAACTAACACCTCttataaaagaagaaaaggaaaTAAGTTTGATTCTTTTTATAACAAACAAGGAATGAATTATGAGGAATGTTGGTCTTATGACAATCCTGTTCTTGATGTTgacacattcaatacatttagTTCACCCTGTTCTAGCTTCTCCATTTTAAACCCACATAACATAGTGTCCCAGACCAGCGCAGTTGAGCGGAGACAGGCTCCATCAAAACCACATGAGGAAATAGTGaatgaaatagaagaaaatgtCAGCTCACATGCCAGTCAGTTACCATCAGTCTCGTCAAATGCAGCAGAAGTAGTTGACCATTCAGCAGCTGTAGCTCAGGTATCAATAGAAGACTTAAGAAAACAATTAGCTGAACAGGCGGTGAAGGCTGCGCCACCCATCAAACCCCCAGAGACACCAGAGGAGATAGCTAGAGAAGAGGAAATCCAAAGGAAAATACGTGAATCAATTGTCATCATTAATCCGGAACAGGAATTAGCTTTGCTGAAGCCAGATCCCAGCATAGATATAGAAATGTCACCTGAACTGCGGGCCTTGCTTCAAACCTTAACTACCAACTATCTGTGTCAACTATGTAGTGTCAAAATTGTGGGACAACAGATGGCGGCCATGCACTACAATGGGAAAAACCATTTGAAAAAGCTGAAAAGTTTTGTCCAAACCAATGGGAGATCAGCAGGATTTAACATGGAATCATTATCTGAGACTGAAGAAACAGTGCCAGAAGACCCAAAGGAAACAGAACCAGATGATCCAATAGTAAGTCAGCTCATGGCTATTTAAACTTGCTAGTATATTAAAAAGGGGCTGATGGCTGGGTGGTTAAGTACTTGGAAAAAGTTGGCTTCTTAACCCAAGAATCTCAAGCTTGTACGAGATTTgtatttctggatttttatgacacccctgagtccacccaactctaatgggtacctgacataagttaaatgcagttggtcattgtactggctacataacaccctcattaaccactggccatagaaacagatgagctctaCATCATACGTCCCCATAggtcgcaaagtctgaaaaccattttagtatattaaaaataaaccttATATCAAACAGAATTTTCagttttagcaaaaaaaaaaaattttaacatttgtttattgTCAGGAGGTGGATGAGAATAAATACTGTAAATTATGCAAAGTGAGTTTCTACCAACCTCAACATGCTCGTATGCATTATAAAGGCAAGAATCATGCTAAAAAGCTTAAATCAGCCAGCTCCTCTAACAGGTAGTTGTATACATTTTAGTAGCTTAcatctttgtttttatgtttggggataaaatgtaatattagttattactttaaaaaattgttttaataaacacagaggtatttttttatagCTGCTTACCAATGTTACTTATCTACActgtttgctaaaaaaaaagggatcaTTATCTATAAACCatctacagtggatccctggacacattggcattatgggaaatgaaaaggcagataagctatcaaaggcaggttcatctatgaaacaaccagatagacctgttaactacctcaccctaaggtgaatgttagtcaacaatcacaaagaggagtggctcagccaatgggcatcaggaaacacaggcagagccatgtacagagaaatgactacgcctaacaaactggacagtattaacttcctcccccgcaaagaacaatctacaatcttccaactaagaacaggacacacaccactattaaattaccacctaaacaaaataaactccacacaactacccctttgcagacactgcgcccacccctttgaaaccgtaaaccatatcctctttgaatgcccctccctaaccaaccttaggcagaccctacttccactacagcccaacataaccaacaccctgtatggcagtgctgaacaactgaagaaaacagcacactttttttccttggcacagtctgcaaaagagctcacagctcagcagcaataaagctggctagaagaagaagaagaagaatctatAAACCATATCTATAACAATTAAAGGAAGGCGTGTGCCAGTTTTTTTTCATGCACTGCATCTGACAAAGCTTTTCttcatttacacagctaaagaAGGCAGCTGTAGCAACCACTGTTCTTTGCTTTTGTTAAACATCTTTttcaacaatatttttttttatcaaaatcttTACCAGAATAAAACCAAAGCATGAAAgcattttataaatactttaattaataaactctaagcagtaaaataaaaattgtatctgTCATTatgaaaaatgaattaaaatttgAACAATTTGTTCCACAGAGCAGAAATTTTTGAGTGTAGGATTTGTTGTGTAACTGTGACATCTCAGGAGCACCTGACTGCACATTTGAATGGTATTAGACACAAACAGCAGATCAGAAAAATGGATGCTAATGAAGTATATCGAGGTAATCAGTTGAACTACTTATGGAAACTTCATTAAATaagtattattaattttaaaaattcatatacatttttattacaccttactttaaaaaaaaaggttactgaATTAGTGTACTGTACTAAAAAATTTacttacaaaatttaaattcttttttagattcatatttttccacattctgCTTATAATTTATCATTGGTATCATTAAGAAAAATGTTCATCCTCCCCTAAAAAAGTCTTTATCAGAAAAGCCCCAAATAAAATCATTACACACATATTGTTATGCTTTCAATTATGCATTTCTGGGCCTGATACATATAGTCACATTGTGCAAGGTCTAATTGTACTTGGATTTGCTTCTTTCCTAAGTACAAATAGTATTGTTTCAAATGAAATGTGAAGGACTAAAGAAGCAAAAATGAGTTTAGAattatgcaagaaaaaaaaaagagagaatccAGTTAAATTGCTGTCAAAGGACATCTGTTTTTAACttgaatttgatttaaaaaccctTTTGTGAccacaaaagtattttttgacATTCTCATTTTCTCTATCTCCAACACCATAACTCTCTCTGATCCAAACCTCCCACCTCTTGTTATAAAAACTTTTCCATACATAAAATGCTCCAATTTTTATTGTACAATAATactaatgaaacaaatatgagtAAAACAATAACAGAAATATTTATGTGGGGATGTTTTCGCGAAGGGAATGCACCCTTGGCAACAAACGTTTACAAGTTAGATAAATTAAGACTTTTGTTTAGGTTTAATCAATTACATTAATTTCTGTTAAATTCATTTAgttcaagaaaataaataaagtgacTGTATTGActgtcactaaaaaaaaaagtctagaagCTGTGCACcagttttttaaaatccatttcttttgttctttttcCATAAATTGGCCAAGAACAACCATTTCTAGTTAGTTCTTTCCCCTTAATTATTGAATGATGTTTGTGTTTGGGAGGAGATGGAACTTCATTGAGAAAACAGTCTGACTTCACTGTGTACATTGATTAGAAAATGTTGAGAACATTATACTTTCACTATTGGTATTATTTACAGGTTATTTGGATTTCATTAtactttaactattattattatttacagaTTATTTGGATTTCATTATACTTtaactattattactatttacaGGTTATTTGGATTTCATTAtactttaactattattattatttacaggTTATTTGGGTGTCATTAtactttaattattattattgtttacaGGTTATTTGGATTGCAGAGGCAGGGGAGGCCATTCTTTGAAGATGATGTTACAGGAGAGTTTAAAGGGCAAAAGACAAGGAGTCGCAGAAAAGTttgtgaaatttgttttttcatttcaaatttgtaaaattttgttttgctttacaggactatgtttttatttgcataaaGAATGTCTAAAGCTGGTGTGATGTCTATGTTTGGGATGGAAACTTTCCAGTTACTTAAAGTTTTGGGCATTGTCATCAATACAGAAGATGAAGAAAGAGTGCAGCATTCACAAAATCTATTGAACCCATTTGCAACccgcatattttgccacaactcATGCAAACAAAGCtgttgttcatatacattttctttttgtcctGTTCACCTATCTTCAACAAAGTCTCCCTACTTTGGAtcttaaatgtgtgtcccaTGAGGGGGATGCAACTCTTTTATGCCATCATACTGTAAGCTTGTCCGCATGGGGGATGGACAAATGCAAAGGCTATtttgatgtttcttttttttttgctccggTTCAGCTTTTGGTCACTGATGGACATTTAGGCCAGACAGTTTCATTATTTACTTGTGTTAGACTTGAACCTAGTGCCTTTAACAATGTAATATGTACATAATGGAATGAAATCATAAGTAAACAGAATATTTTATAATGTTGAAATTTAAAAGAAGTACCATTGCCTTGAAAATCAAAATTGctaacattaaaattaattaattaattaaaattaataattaaaattttaaagcagatttttttttaaagtatttttttttgttgagataATATGGGGTAATATTACCAGTATTTTAAGATTTCTTCATTTTGGGATTTCTTTTTAAGTTGTGCTCTCCCCTGTAAAACACTTGATtaaatgaaacagaaaaaaaaaattatttaattatttgtttattgtctGCAACTAAAGTTCACAATATTGAGAAGCTTACTAGTGAGTCTAGTCTCAAATCCCCACTTTAGAAAAATGTCTTAATTGGAGTTATTCATGTATGGTGAATAACTGTATATACCTAGCTTTCCCATGCGATAAAGGACTTCTCTATTGGTGACACAGTATGTTATTCTTTCTCAATCATCGCTGTTGAGCCATGTTTAGTCTCTTTTCAACCTTTATGGATGGATGACTTCCACGTCCTGCAAATGTAGGTGGCCATTGGGACTATGATTGTATTTGGGAAGAGAATCTTTTTTCTCCAGGCTGATTGATTTGTTTGCTGCAGTTTATGGAAGATGGATCGTGCTTTTCCCATCTGACATGCAACATCGTTATATGCATCTCTATCACATGAGATAACGCTGTCTAAATAGATGAACTGTCCTATCTGTTCAAGCTCCGCATGCCCAATGTTGACGGGAGGACTTGTTGACCTGTGGCAAATATCCATAAATTTGATTTTAGAAAGTTTATCCAGAGGCCAAGTTTAAGTGTATTTCTGTTGAGGTTCTCCATCATTTCTTCTAGACATTTGATTGTATTCCTGAAGATGCTATATCATTGGCAAAGTTGGCCTGTCAATTAGCAgacatgttttactttttttttttactttaccttatattattatatatttccaGCTTATTTCTTTAAGAATGTGAACTATATTAAAATAGTAAACAAAGAGGagattactgtgattaactATAGACATCAACATTTCCAATATGCTACATATATTTTTCATAATAAAAGTAGagcctttttttctatttagttCTCAGTTGCTATGGAAGTAGGTACATTTAATCTTGCTACAaatattattgaatatatcatCGTTGGACTAGATATTACTTTTATCTAAAGATTTAGAAATTGATTGGAGAATTCTTATTCATTTTGACTCAACACATAGTAGTTCCCACGGCCTGTTCATCAAGTCAAGTTTGTTGCTTGGCAATGATCATGCTCCTCTCATTTCATATTTCTACTTTgaaagttgttatttttttttttatcgaagaGGAAACGAGGCTGTTAGTTATTTAGTATTCTAGTTGTGAGTAATCTTCCACTTCctgcaaatatatttttagctcACGGTTCATTCTTTCCCTACGTGTTTCACACGTACTAAAGGAATTCTTTGTATGGTCAAggaaaagtttgtaaaaaatatgTTGTTATATGCATCTCTATTTCAGAAGTTCTTTGCTGTCTAATGGCCAAGGTAAGTGTTTTGAATCAAGGCCATCAGTTGTTCGTTTAACCTATGCATGCATATGGAAGGATGAATAAATAATACTCTGAATTGAGACATTCATTCTGAATTTGGAAGGATCAAGTGATGAGCAGAGATGCTACAGCTATGCACTTAGATCATGgctaaatgcatttaaaatttgtatttcaaaaataataataataatcttctgCTTAAGGACATCACACTATTGGGCACATTTCTGAAAGCAAAATTATTGTCCACCCTTATATATCACCCAGAACTGCATTAAACAGTGGTCCACTGGTGAACCCTAAATGCGAACTATACGACAAGCTAGCTGACATACAGGCCATTACACAGTTTATTAAGAACTAATATTGGAATTGTGTTTAGCCAGTTCTAAAAGTTGTGTGACAATCTGGAGGTTGatgaaaagcattaaaaaagaaattgtgttgAAAGTCTAACATTCAATCTAACATAAGTTCTGGTTTGATTAGTTTCAtaagttttaaaattacaatgttAATACTTCGCATTGTCACTAATACTTTTTTTCACTAACATTTGGATTCTTATGACATCAAGCAGTGTTAATTTCTGTAGCTTCTGATACAGTTTTAAATGATGTCTTGATACTTTGATTACATTAAGACATTATGATAACTTATTTAATTTGCAAAACTCAAAGACATTGAACACTTAACAGTGATTGAATTTACTTTTTAGTGTATTGTTATGGGCTTATTTTGTGTGTGACCATGGCAGACATGATACAGATGTTCCAAATGTATATATCAGGCTTTCTTTACATGTTATTCTTAAAGTGATTTAACTATTTTCAAAGCGTGAAATCATCTCATTTTGGAAAGCGTGGTCGaaaggccaagtgcgcttgaacttggcttggcttggctacctagaagggggctcgaggttcgacacccgactcgggcagagttgtgtttactgagcgcctaaaggcagcacggaaaaccaactcctagataccccctcccccccaccggtccacaaatgagattggaccaaaagcgctctgagcatgctataagcatgaaagtagcgctatataaaagctataaattagCTTCTGAAAAAATTCAGAATCAAAACATGTTTCTTTATTTATgcacatttattattaatggacattttaaaattataacaaacTTTTAAAGATGAAATAGTTAACTTATTGTACCTCATTGTACTTAGGTGAAATCAGAGCGAGAAAGAGTACACAGTGAACACGAGTGAGACAGTTAACTAACTTCACTTGTAACATGGTCATATTACTAAGTCCATGAATTGACTTCACAAAACTTGTTTCATTTTGAATTTGAAATTTAACTCATCTGGCCCCTACATCATATTAGAAatcagttttgttgtttttccatGCTCCCTACTCTGGAATTGCATGAcaaaactttattattttagaaTGTTTTTGGTGTTAGTTTCATTCTTTATACCTCTTGGTGTTCTCCCCAGACCTAATGAAGAATAGCATGAACTATACTGACCAGGAGCTGTTGACACTGTTTGGGATAGAGCCCTCCAAAAAGTTCCAGTTTGATTTAGCCAACTACCGGACACCTTTAGGGTGGCTCTACTGCTCCTACTGTAACATTTCAATGGTAGAAGACGCTCAGTTCCTGCTCCACCTCAACAGTCGAAAACACTCGGAACTTGTCTTCAAGAGAACCAAAGTTCAGAAATCCCGTCATCCTGTTGGTGGCCCTCCATCACTTTCAAGAAGTACTTAAATTGTTTTGGTTTCTCCATCTCTTTCTAGACTTTTGTTTAGACTGTTTCAGTCACTTTTAAGAACCAGTCCAAATTTTGTtgttctgttctttttttttgggggggggggggggggattaatgAAATgcttgtgggcttttttttttcttctttttataacATAAGATTATAGagaatctttttttcttcaaaagatTGCATGAgctaattatcttttctttttaaatgaaattggATCATCATCTTAGCATCCTGCCCCATGTGATACTTACagcagatttatttttttgtacaatagactttcataaaaaaacattttgtttgaagAGGTGCTATAAAATAACATCTGtaaattctatttatttaaattattttttgttagctATTATGTACTGTGATGTTTCAGTAAATTGCTGTCAAGTCTTTCCAATATCAAATATATACTTTTCTACATGAaattgttgacattttttttcgccATGGAATGTAAAGATTGTTTTCACTATTTCTTAATGCATTACTCTTACAGAAGCTCATTGTTGTTTCATCTGATCTAGGGAGTCCTAAGAATCAGAGAGTTGTTGAATGTTAATAAATCCTAAACATTTTGTGACTggacttttattttgttcactttttatttttcaaacctTAATGTAATTTAGGAAAGTTTTATAGTACCCTATATCAACCAGTTCTTCACAATTGTATCAGCATCTTTCAAGCGTTGGGGGTAACTGCTTGGGATCATATAGAAATGGTCAGAACAATGTTGCCCACAAGGCAGTTCCTAACAGCCTACAGCGCttctactttttttatatttggggGAGGGCTGGTAGAAGTTGGGACACTGACTTGTATGAGCTACATGTATGAATCACAAAATCTCTAAGTTGAAGAAAAATACcacattaataataaaaatgtgttgaatcatcagtgatgaaagaaGCAGAATGTTTAATTTGTGTAAACATCatttacattttaacatttacaaatcaaataagaaaaatcatcaaaaatgaaatggttttaCTAGACATGAATATTTTGCCGTCTGAACAAATGGAACTATTCAGCAGGGGTGTTTTTGGTTTGAACAGATGAGAATGGTTGAGAAACACTAACATACATCCGAATGAAAATAGAATTCGCAATACATTGTAAACCCAACGgtaaacattaaatatatatataatagagatAAAAGTCAATCAAAGACATCATCTTCCGTATTACAGTGATTGTACTACTTTTCTCATGATTATAGAAAAGTGAAATACTTTCTAAACA is a genomic window containing:
- the LOC106058851 gene encoding zinc finger protein 346-like isoform X1 → MSSMNCKSKNKRACTENFRLHDRNPKTNTSYKRRKGNKFDSFYNKQGMNYEECWSYDNPVLDVDTFNTFSSPCSSFSILNPHNIVSQTSAVERRQAPSKPHEEIVNEIEENVSSHASQLPSVSSNAAEVVDHSAAVAQVSIEDLRKQLAEQAVKAAPPIKPPETPEEIAREEEIQRKIRESIVIINPEQELALLKPDPSIDIEMSPELRALLQTLTTNYLCQLCSVKIVGQQMAAMHYNGKNHLKKLKSFVQTNGRSAGFNMESLSETEETVPEDPKETEPDDPIEVDENKYCKLCKVSFYQPQHARMHYKGKNHAKKLKSASSSNRAEIFECRICCVTVTSQEHLTAHLNGIRHKQQIRKMDANEVYRGYLDCRGRGGHSLKMMLQESLKGKRQGVAEKSSLLSNGQDLMKNSMNYTDQELLTLFGIEPSKKFQFDLANYRTPLGWLYCSYCNISMVEDAQFLLHLNSRKHSELVFKRTKVQKSRHPVGGPPSLSRST
- the LOC106058851 gene encoding uncharacterized protein LOC106058851 isoform X2; this encodes MSSMNCKSKNKRACTENFRLHDRNPKTNTSYKRRKGNKFDSFYNKQGMNYEECWSYDNPVLDVDTFNTFSSPCSSFSILNPHNIVSQTSAVERRQAPSKPHEEIVNEIEENVSSHASQLPSVSSNAAEVVDHSAAVAQVSIEDLRKQLAEQAVKAAPPIKPPETPEEIAREEEIQRKIRESIVIINPEQELALLKPDPSIDIEMSPELRALLQTLTTNYLCQLCSVKIVGQQMAAMHYNGKNHLKKLKSFVQTNGRSAGFNMESLSETEETVPEDPKETEPDDPIEVDENKYCKLCKVSFYQPQHARMHYKGKNHAKKLKSASSSNRAEIFECRICCVTVTSQEHLTAHLNGIRHKQQIRKMDANEVYRGYLDCRGRGGHSLKMMLQESLKGKRQGVAEKPNEE